TAGATCCATCCACATAACCCATGAGGTCATAGCCGTAAAGGAGGGCGTTGAACTGAGCACGCCAGGATGGGTAATTGGTGGGTGTGAGTTTCACAGGTAGTTGGGCTGTAGCGTTGATTGTGATCAAGGTGGGAGTAGTGGAGTTGAGCTCTGGTAGAGGGTTGGTTGTAGAGGCGTCAGTGGCCATGGATGAAGACAGGGAAGAGAGggatcagaaaaaaaaattgctcgtTGGAGTTTTTGGGCTCGTGATACCATATAAGAGTAGGTATATTTCATTGATTTATTTATTGGTACAGGTCTGTGATTATATACACTTTGAATACAATCCTAATATGGTAAATACAATCATACTTGAATGACTGAAtcaatcctaatcaaatagaaTAGGAAAGACAGCATAGCATATATCATAGTTGACTTTCATACGGTTGATGGAGCAGATTGTGTTGTTGACGAACTGATCTCCTTTGATGTAGGAGATTCCTTAACAGGAGCCATGACAGAAGAGAGTGGATCCATTCCCCTAGCAAAATGGTTTACGAGAACCTCTGCAGTCGCAGGAATGATCAAGGCTCCCATACTTGCGCCCACGACAGCTTTTAGTTGGCCATCCTGTCACGCATATAAACAAGACATTGAATGTAGGTTTGAAATAATACGACCACTGTAGTACGATAATTTATGTCACTCTCTACAACTCATTTCCTGATGGACTTTAACTAGAGAAAAGTATATGTGTAATTGATAAATCTGATCTAGTAGTGTGAAACGCTTTATTCCAACTTAACAAGAGAGTTATCCTAGAAGCATTCCCAACCATTAATCCGCTAGCACATGATCAATCTAATTGTATGccaaaaaacaaatttttcattgaTATTTCCGTTGCCTTCATATATATAGTTCTCGTATCTTTCTCTGTCTTTCTCTCCCATCtactatttctctctctaataaTTTCTCCATATTGGTTACGCATTACCTTTAGGATTATAGCTGGTGTCATGGGCGATAATGGCCTTTTTCCTGGCCTGATAAAATTGGGTGGTGCTGGTGGTAGACCTGTAGAATCATTTCCAGGTATAGAGAAGTCGTCCATTTCATTGTTTAAGACAATCCCTGTACTCGACGACAATACATTAGCACCAAAGTATCCATTCACAGTACCAGTCATGGAGATGGCATTTCCTTGAGGATCTATGACAGACAAATGACTGGTGCCATGGTCATTGATTTGCCTCCACCTGTTAGGAAACGAGTCGTTATAATGACAACTATTGGTTGAGGAGTATATGTAATAATAGGATATCTACGAACAGTACAACCAAAGATATGAGACTGGGAGCAAGTTACACAGCGCATTATAGTTTTTAGGCGGTTTTTCTATAAACATAGACTAAAATCCCATACATTTCAAACAAAACTTCTTTTAGAAatgttaaattatttttaactGCCAATATAAATGCAATAATACAGATGATAATCAATTTAGTGATCTTCTCAACACAAAATTGCAGTAATTTGTAAACGTCGTTGTATGGATGTATATTCTAATTTTGTCAACTTGAATTTGGCTACCAATAAAATAACAAGTAGTTATCTGAATGTATAATCTAATGGATAATTAACTTCTTGCCAATCAAATAACTTACCTGCCACCGTAATGGCTGGGATCAAAAGTCATGTTGTCATATATACTTTTCTTTAACTCCTCAGCAAACTCAGGAGAAAGCATATCGGCTAGAACTCGTCACATTTACAAACTCAGGGTCACCAAGATTCATCCTCACGGCGAAAGCATGTTTCAAAGATTCAATTTCCCAATGAGTCCAAAGAGGATCAGAAACTCCAGAAGCATTTCCATATTGTGAAAGAATGTTTAGCATCTGAGAGTGGAATTTACCAGGATAGTTCATATTAAACTTATTAGAAGCTTCAAAAGAGACAACAAAAGAAACACAAATAATTGCGTAACACTAGATTAAGAACAAAGCTTTACTCACAAGTATCATCGGAGGACctccagaaggaggaggcatagTCAATATTTTAAGCCCTAATGTGTCAGCAGATACAGGCTTCCTCAGCTTAACTTTATAATTTTGCAAATCCTTCATTGTTCGTATTCCTCCAAGCTTTTGAATATCTCTGACCAATTTCGATCCAATTGATCCATTATAGAAGGCTATGGGACCAAACTTCGAAATTTGACTGAGTGTCTCTGCCAGTTTCATGTTACAGCATGTCTCACCTGTCTTCAAAAGACTCCCGTTTAATGTAAATGGATGACGAAGTCCCTCATCTGCCAAGATTCCTGATATCATCTTAACCATTTGCATGTGGAGGTATGGTGAAATCTTAAATCCCAAACGTGCAAGACGCTCAGCAGGTTTTACAAGTCTTTCCCACGGAAGCCTTCCATGTTGTTTTCATGAAGACCTGCCAGTTCCCCTGGAATTGCTACAGAGAGAGCGCCTTTACCTTTCAGAGTTTCATTGCCAGCATACATATTCTGAAAATAGAAAATTTTGACACAAATTCAAGGTACGTATATAGATACTGTTTGTGTAATTCCTATCTAAAAAAGATAAAGGCAAATTACCCACATGTGTTCATAGTTGCAAAGACTTGAAacgaaattattgaaaaatagCGAGCATGTTGTTATTCCAAGTCCTATTATTTGAGAGGAGTGGATTGTTGAACGCTGCGTATGCTCTAAGCTATTCAAAATCTAAGAGAAGAACTTACTCATACAATAACGAATCGTTGAATCAAAGAACATATCATTAGTATCAATTCAGCAAAGTTGTTTTTTGACTTCCATTGCCTGCCAAGAATCCTAGTGGAAAGAAAACCTTCTAGCCAATTAACGATCATTCTAATCTCTGATGaccataaaataaatttttacaatgaaaagtgaaatttcacattttctgAGGTAAACAAAAATgcagatggttttttttttcatcaataaAATGTAATTATCAAAACAGCTAAAAATGTGATGTTCCTCATCAGAATGTTTCACGTGATGGTGATTGTTTGCACTCAAGTGAAAATCAATTGAGAAAAGGAGTTCAGTAAAGCATGTAGAATACGAACCTCGGAAGCAAGTAAGGGTGCAGTTTCTCTCATATCAAAGGCATGTGCTTCCCCACTGGCTAGCCTTATAAACATGAAGGCTCCGCCTCCAAGCCCACTTGATGCTGGATTCACAACCCCTAAGCGAAGAACAGCGGCTACTGATGCATCAACGGCATTGCCACCTTCACGAAGCACATTTATCCCAATTCTAGAACATCGAAGATCATGTGGCAACAGCAGCATGGCGCACTGAAATTACCTCTCGCTTACTTTTGGTGGAACCACTCATAGCATTAAGGCTTGAAAGGAATACAAGTACAAT
This genomic interval from Malus domestica chromosome 05, GDT2T_hap1 contains the following:
- the LOC114819212 gene encoding glutathione hydrolase 1-like, which codes for MLLLPHDLRCSRIGINVLREGGNAVDASVAAVLRLGVVNPASSGLGGGAFMFIRLASGEAHAFDMRETAPLLASENMYAGNETLKGKGALSVAIPGELISPYLHMQMVKMISGILADEGLRHPFTLNGSLLKTGETCCNMKLAETLSQISKFGPIAFYNGSIGSKLVRDIQKLGGIRTMKDLQNYKVKLRKPVSADTLGLKILTMPPPSGGPPMILMLNILSQYGNASGVSDPLWTHWEIESLKHAFAVRMNLGDPEFVNVTSSSRYAFS
- the LOC103437234 gene encoding putative inactive glutathione hydrolase 4 — protein: MTFDPSHYGGRWRQINDHGTSHLSVIDPQGNAISMTGTVNGYFGANVLSSSTGIVLNNEMDDFSIPGNDSTGLPPAPPNFIRPGKRPLSPMTPAIILKDGQLKAVVGASMGALIIPATAEVLVNHFARGMDPLSSVMAPVKESPTSKEISSSTTQSAPSTV